The Gemmatimonadales bacterium region GCAACAACTCGCCGAGCCGCGCGAGCGGCCACGGCACCACCTCGATGGCCTCGGGTTCGTCGCCCTCGAGGCGTGCGGGGTACAAATCCTCGGCCAGCACCAGGTGCGTCGCGTGGTTAAAGTAACCTGGCGCGAGCGTCACCGACTTGAGCGGCGTGATTTTGCGCGCGCCGTAGCCGATCTCCTCCATGATCTCGCGGTCGGCGGCGTCGACGACGGATTCGCCCTCTTCCATGCGTCCCTTGGGTAACGCCAACTCGTAGCGCTCCACGGCGGCGGCATACTCGCGGATGAGCAAAACCGTTTCGGGATCGAGCATCGGTACCACCAAGACCGCGCCGCTCGAGGTGCTCTTGAGGCGCTCCCAGATCACCTCGCGCCCGTTGGCGAAGCGCAGCCCCACC contains the following coding sequences:
- the nudE gene encoding ADP compounds hydrolase NudE, producing MTRKPIVTGTETVAHTRLFRVEQVGLRFANGREVIWERLKSTSSGAVLVVPMLDPETVLLIREYAAAVERYELALPKGRMEEGESVVDAADREIMEEIGYGARKITPLKSVTLAPGYFNHATHLVLAEDLYPARLEGDEPEAIEVVPWPLARLGELLQHEECTEARSIAALYMVRDILRARS